In Effusibacillus lacus, a single window of DNA contains:
- a CDS encoding PRC-barrel domain-containing protein, which translates to MRRTLPWVGMRVIELEKGDGVGKVADLLFDRNHRASVLLIDREGVLTGRGAILFADIDSFGEDAVTIESPEFVGDLEWTEGGLYLITGDNPLVGKEILTEDGNLLGTVADVYIGGETDNIVGYEVSDGLLADLVTGRKWLPYSDTLQIGEQIIVRQTAKLSDLQTHT; encoded by the coding sequence ATGAGACGGACACTGCCATGGGTTGGAATGCGGGTCATTGAGCTTGAAAAAGGCGACGGTGTTGGGAAAGTGGCAGATTTGTTGTTTGACCGAAACCACCGGGCCTCCGTTCTCCTGATTGACAGAGAGGGGGTGTTGACAGGACGCGGGGCCATACTTTTTGCCGATATAGACTCCTTTGGCGAGGATGCGGTCACTATCGAATCGCCTGAATTCGTTGGCGATTTGGAATGGACGGAGGGCGGTTTGTACCTTATAACCGGCGACAATCCGCTCGTGGGAAAGGAAATTTTAACGGAGGATGGCAATCTTCTGGGCACGGTGGCAGATGTTTACATTGGAGGGGAAACGGACAACATAGTAGGGTACGAAGTGTCGGACGGCTTGCTGGCAGATTTGGTAACGGGGCGGAAGTGGCTGCCCTATTCGGATACGCTGCAAATCGGGGAGCAAATTATTGTAAGGCAGACTGCAAAGCTTTCCGACCTCCAAACTCACACATAG
- a CDS encoding cysteine desulfurase family protein, with amino-acid sequence MTLLYLDNAATTPLHPEVRAAMAPYLEAEYGNPSSMHAAGRRARQAVEKAREQLAKALGAPANDIVFTSGGTESDNSAIVGAVLANRAERRHIVTTTIEHHAVLQTCEFLEKMGCEVTYISPDSDGIVKKEEVLAAIRPDTAVVSVMYVNNETGAIQPVEEIAHACAEQGVLFHTDAVQAVGLLPIDVKAGKIDMLSLSGHKLHGPKGIGALYVRRDANWHPILHGGSQERKRRAGTENVAGIVGLGAAIERMVKHRRANYEHILALKHRMLDILKEEVDFLVVNSPEQSVPSIVSVSFPGVSADTMLMNLDMAGIAAASGSACTSGSLQPSHVLTAMNLEPTCVKSAIRFSFSEQTTLEEVETAAYKTAAIANKLKRR; translated from the coding sequence ATGACTTTACTCTATCTCGACAACGCAGCCACGACGCCCCTTCATCCCGAAGTGAGGGCGGCCATGGCTCCGTATCTGGAAGCTGAATACGGGAACCCGTCCAGCATGCATGCTGCCGGAAGAAGGGCCCGGCAAGCGGTGGAGAAAGCGCGGGAGCAGCTAGCCAAAGCACTTGGCGCACCAGCCAACGATATTGTCTTTACAAGTGGCGGCACCGAGTCGGACAACTCCGCCATTGTGGGTGCGGTTCTTGCCAATAGGGCGGAGAGGCGGCATATCGTCACCACGACTATCGAACACCATGCGGTCCTGCAAACCTGTGAATTTTTGGAAAAAATGGGCTGCGAGGTCACCTACATATCACCTGATTCCGATGGGATTGTGAAGAAGGAGGAGGTTTTGGCCGCCATCCGTCCGGATACGGCTGTGGTATCCGTCATGTACGTGAACAACGAGACGGGGGCCATCCAACCGGTGGAGGAAATTGCCCATGCTTGCGCTGAGCAGGGAGTCCTTTTTCATACGGATGCGGTTCAGGCTGTGGGACTGCTGCCCATCGACGTAAAAGCCGGAAAAATTGACATGCTGTCTTTGTCGGGCCACAAGCTGCACGGTCCCAAAGGAATCGGAGCTCTCTATGTCCGGCGGGATGCCAATTGGCATCCGATCCTGCACGGAGGTTCCCAAGAGAGAAAAAGGCGTGCCGGAACGGAGAACGTGGCTGGAATTGTCGGTCTGGGTGCTGCCATTGAGCGGATGGTTAAGCACCGGAGGGCGAATTACGAACATATTCTTGCCCTTAAACATCGTATGCTGGATATTCTGAAGGAAGAAGTTGACTTTCTGGTGGTCAATTCACCGGAACAATCGGTTCCATCCATTGTGTCCGTTTCTTTTCCCGGGGTGTCGGCCGATACCATGCTGATGAACCTGGATATGGCGGGGATTGCGGCTGCCAGCGGCTCTGCGTGCACTTCAGGCTCTTTGCAGCCATCCCATGTACTGACGGCGATGAACCTGGAGCCAACCTGTGTGAAATCGGCCATTCGTTTCAGCTTCTCGGAACAGACTACCCTGGAGGAAGTGGAGACGGCTGCGTACAAGACGGCGGCCATTGCAAATAAATTGAAAAGAAGGTAA
- the cymR gene encoding cysteine metabolism transcriptional regulator CymR — translation MKLSTKGRYGVTLMVDLAMYQGEGPISLKSIAEREDLSEHYLEQLIAPLRNAGLVRSIRGAYGGYVLAKSPQEITIGDIVRVLEGPITVVEDPEDDLNYIWEQVREAINKVLDSVTLADVAERKKSGGDNFMFYI, via the coding sequence GTGAAACTGTCAACAAAAGGTCGGTATGGTGTGACATTAATGGTGGATCTGGCCATGTACCAAGGGGAAGGACCGATATCTCTGAAATCCATCGCGGAAAGGGAAGACTTGTCCGAACACTACCTGGAGCAGTTGATTGCTCCTCTGCGGAATGCCGGACTGGTTCGTTCGATTCGGGGAGCCTATGGAGGATATGTGTTGGCCAAATCTCCACAGGAAATTACCATCGGCGATATCGTCCGGGTATTGGAAGGTCCGATCACGGTGGTAGAAGACCCGGAGGACGATCTCAACTACATCTGGGAACAAGTCCGGGAAGCAATCAACAAGGTGCTCGATTCGGTTACGCTGGCGGATGTCGCAGAGCGGAAGAAATCGGGCGGAGATAACTTCATGTTTTACATTTAG
- a CDS encoding YczE/YyaS/YitT family protein, translating into METKPHLSSAQMVPAKTGTPLTPQRKIMYALIARRLAVFVLGLWIMSYGIVTVVKANFGVSPWDVLHLGIVQHTGLSFGRVTQLVGVVILACACILMKRWPTFGAIANMIVVGEFINLILRLHLVPEWETIGARIGLFVAGLIISGFGTGIYIQSQLGAGPRDWLMLALHEKTGWAIRWVRTILEVAAVSIGLCLGGPFFWGTIIFSLTIGHTTEYGLRMAKKWFGKYTERREVA; encoded by the coding sequence ATGGAAACTAAACCGCATCTGAGTTCCGCACAGATGGTGCCAGCGAAAACTGGAACTCCGCTCACACCGCAGCGAAAAATCATGTATGCGCTGATTGCACGACGTTTGGCGGTGTTTGTCCTGGGCTTATGGATCATGAGTTATGGGATTGTGACCGTGGTCAAGGCGAATTTTGGCGTATCTCCATGGGATGTCCTGCATCTGGGAATTGTTCAGCATACGGGCTTGTCATTTGGCCGGGTGACGCAATTGGTGGGGGTGGTGATTTTGGCCTGTGCTTGCATTCTGATGAAGAGGTGGCCCACCTTTGGTGCAATCGCCAACATGATTGTGGTTGGCGAGTTCATCAACCTGATCCTGCGACTGCATCTGGTTCCGGAATGGGAGACTATCGGTGCCAGGATCGGTTTGTTCGTTGCGGGACTGATTATTTCCGGTTTCGGCACCGGTATCTACATCCAGTCTCAGCTGGGTGCCGGGCCCCGTGACTGGCTGATGCTGGCCCTGCATGAGAAAACAGGCTGGGCCATCCGTTGGGTACGTACCATTCTGGAAGTGGCTGCTGTCAGCATCGGACTTTGTCTGGGCGGTCCGTTCTTCTGGGGGACGATCATTTTTTCCTTAACGATTGGGCATACAACGGAGTACGGTCTGCGTATGGCAAAAAAATGGTTCGGCAAGTATACGGAGAGGAGAGAGGTTGCGTGA
- a CDS encoding AAA family ATPase, whose product MDLFSIQAEEAQKGMAPLAARMRPRTLDELIGQEDIVGPGKLLRRAIEADQLSSLILYGPPGTGKTTIAKIIAGHTKSYFHTLNAVTAGVADIRQVVEEAKNRLAMYNQRTVLFVDEIHRFNKAQQDALLPHVEDGLIKLIGATTENPFFEVNAALLSRSQVFPLKLLSETQLEQVARKALSDPERGLGHFLVKIEDEALTHLVRYADGDARRLLNALELAVLSTPPGPDGTIHVTLEVAAESIQRRAVRYDKSGDQHYDTISAFIKSIRGSDPDAALFWLARMIDAGEDPRFIARRLVISASEDIGNADPQALQVAVAAFQAVELIGMPEGRITLAQATTYLASAPKSNAAYKGMGEALGAIREGGSVEVPVHLRDASYKGASQLGHGKGYLYPHNYPGNYVEQSYLPEAYRGKTFYRPTANGYEQTIRNYLRSIGKLGPEGTNGN is encoded by the coding sequence ATGGATTTGTTTTCGATACAGGCGGAAGAAGCTCAAAAGGGCATGGCCCCGTTGGCGGCAAGGATGCGTCCACGCACACTGGACGAACTGATCGGACAGGAAGACATTGTGGGGCCGGGGAAATTATTGAGGAGAGCGATTGAAGCGGATCAGTTGTCTTCCCTCATTCTGTATGGACCGCCGGGGACAGGAAAGACGACCATTGCCAAAATTATTGCCGGGCACACCAAGTCCTATTTTCACACGCTGAATGCAGTTACGGCGGGAGTGGCGGATATCCGGCAGGTAGTGGAAGAGGCAAAGAACAGGCTGGCGATGTACAACCAGCGAACGGTGCTGTTTGTGGATGAGATTCACCGGTTCAACAAGGCACAGCAGGATGCGCTGCTGCCGCATGTGGAGGATGGCTTGATCAAACTGATCGGGGCGACGACGGAAAACCCGTTCTTTGAAGTAAACGCTGCGCTGCTTTCCCGCTCCCAGGTATTCCCCCTCAAGCTGTTGTCAGAAACCCAATTGGAACAGGTTGCCCGCAAGGCGTTGTCTGACCCGGAGCGTGGATTGGGCCATTTTTTGGTAAAGATAGAAGATGAGGCTCTCACTCACCTGGTTCGATATGCGGACGGGGATGCGCGGCGTTTGTTGAATGCCCTTGAGCTGGCTGTTCTGTCGACGCCTCCGGGGCCTGACGGAACCATCCACGTAACCTTGGAGGTGGCGGCCGAGTCCATTCAGCGGCGGGCCGTCCGGTATGACAAATCGGGAGATCAACACTACGACACCATATCGGCTTTTATCAAATCCATCCGGGGATCGGACCCGGATGCGGCGCTGTTCTGGCTGGCAAGAATGATTGATGCCGGAGAGGACCCGCGTTTTATAGCGCGGCGGCTAGTCATATCTGCCTCGGAGGATATTGGCAATGCGGACCCACAGGCTCTTCAGGTGGCGGTAGCCGCATTTCAGGCGGTTGAATTGATTGGAATGCCGGAGGGACGAATCACGTTGGCGCAAGCCACCACCTATCTGGCCTCTGCTCCCAAGAGCAACGCTGCCTACAAAGGGATGGGAGAAGCGCTTGGTGCAATCAGGGAAGGCGGATCGGTGGAAGTACCGGTTCATTTGCGGGATGCAAGCTACAAGGGGGCCTCGCAATTGGGCCATGGCAAAGGGTATCTGTACCCCCACAATTACCCGGGGAATTATGTGGAGCAGAGTTATCTGCCGGAAGCCTATCGTGGCAAGACTTTTTACCGGCCCACTGCAAACGGGTATGAACAAACGATTCGCAACTATCTAAGATCCATTGGCAAGTTGGGGCCGGAGGGAACAAATGGAAACTAA
- the ltaE gene encoding low-specificity L-threonine aldolase — MKKIDLRSDTVTLPTEAMRQAMASAELGDDVYGEDPTVNRLEQLAAEKLGKEAALFVTSGTQGNQVAILTHARAGEEIILEADSHIFYYEAAAASALAGVQTRTLPGIRGAMEPQEVEKAIRGVDIHFPRTALICLENTHNRAGGAVLPPDYMRAIHEVATRKQVPVHLDGARVFNAAVALGIDVKEITRHVDTVQICFSKGLGAPVGSVLAGPQEFIDTARQWRKRLGGGMRQAGVLAAPAILALTEMVDRLAEDHDNAKRLARALADIKGLQVDPQTVETNIVIADVSGTGKSAVEILELLAEEGILAVDFGETLVRFVTHKDVSRFDIDEAITRIHRVIQGVA; from the coding sequence ATGAAGAAAATCGACCTGCGCAGCGACACAGTTACGCTTCCGACGGAAGCGATGAGACAAGCAATGGCCAGTGCCGAATTGGGCGATGATGTATATGGGGAAGATCCTACAGTCAACCGGTTGGAACAGTTGGCAGCGGAGAAGTTGGGGAAGGAAGCGGCGCTGTTTGTAACAAGCGGCACTCAGGGGAACCAGGTGGCGATCCTGACCCATGCAAGGGCTGGAGAAGAAATCATCCTCGAAGCCGATTCCCACATCTTCTACTATGAAGCGGCAGCCGCTTCCGCATTGGCAGGTGTTCAGACCCGAACACTGCCTGGAATCAGGGGAGCGATGGAACCTCAGGAAGTGGAGAAAGCGATTCGCGGAGTGGACATTCACTTCCCCCGCACCGCCCTGATCTGCCTGGAAAACACACATAACCGGGCGGGAGGTGCCGTGTTGCCTCCGGATTATATGCGTGCAATTCACGAAGTGGCCACACGCAAACAGGTCCCGGTTCATCTGGACGGGGCCAGGGTATTCAATGCGGCGGTCGCCCTTGGGATTGATGTCAAAGAAATTACACGGCACGTGGACACCGTTCAGATTTGCTTTTCAAAAGGACTCGGAGCGCCTGTTGGGTCCGTATTGGCGGGCCCGCAGGAATTTATCGATACGGCAAGACAATGGCGCAAGCGACTGGGAGGCGGCATGCGCCAGGCAGGTGTATTGGCGGCACCCGCAATTCTGGCACTGACAGAGATGGTTGACCGGTTGGCGGAAGATCACGACAATGCCAAGCGGTTGGCGCGCGCACTGGCTGACATTAAGGGTCTCCAGGTGGATCCGCAAACGGTTGAAACGAATATTGTGATTGCCGATGTGTCGGGAACGGGGAAGTCTGCAGTTGAAATTCTTGAATTGCTTGCCGAGGAGGGCATCCTGGCAGTTGATTTTGGCGAGACATTGGTCCGGTTCGTAACGCATAAGGATGTCAGCCGGTTTGATATTGACGAAGCGATCACCCGTATTCATCGAGTGATACAGGGAGTGGCCTAG
- a CDS encoding DMT family transporter, which translates to MNKSLAGALCLSLAASIWGGMYVVSKYVLDFIPPITLVWLRYAVAFLFLYGILWWSRRNELNRKQLTSKDWLLLGWIGFIGYFVSISFQFIGTKYSDAHTGALITSATPAFMVLFGRLVLKESLTLRKTGAFLLSFAGVVTVHGWQAQSPGYQWGMLMLVGAAVTWALLSVYVRLASERMSSLTITTYAILFALLFTTPFAWREAAAQTVSFNSLTVLGVLYLGIVSTAGAFFLWNKGMELMEASVGSLFFFFQPVVGTLLGWLLLKEHLSASFFVGGALILLGVFIATWQPKQLQSNFLKEDL; encoded by the coding sequence ATGAATAAATCGCTTGCGGGAGCTTTGTGTTTGTCATTGGCAGCCAGCATTTGGGGCGGTATGTATGTGGTCAGTAAGTACGTGCTCGACTTTATTCCGCCAATTACGCTGGTTTGGCTGCGGTACGCGGTTGCGTTTCTGTTTCTTTATGGCATTTTATGGTGGTCTCGGCGTAATGAACTGAATCGGAAGCAGCTAACCTCAAAAGATTGGCTGCTCCTTGGCTGGATCGGTTTCATCGGCTATTTCGTTTCCATATCCTTTCAGTTTATCGGGACGAAATATTCGGATGCCCACACCGGGGCGCTGATCACTTCGGCGACTCCGGCATTCATGGTTCTGTTTGGCAGGCTTGTCCTCAAAGAATCCCTGACTTTGCGCAAGACGGGTGCCTTTTTGTTGTCATTTGCGGGCGTTGTCACTGTTCACGGTTGGCAAGCTCAATCTCCAGGGTATCAGTGGGGAATGCTGATGCTTGTGGGAGCTGCCGTAACCTGGGCGCTCCTGTCGGTTTACGTAAGACTGGCCTCGGAGCGGATGTCTTCCCTGACCATTACCACTTATGCCATTCTGTTTGCCCTATTGTTCACAACACCGTTTGCATGGCGGGAGGCGGCGGCACAGACTGTTTCGTTTAATTCTTTAACGGTTTTGGGGGTCCTATACCTTGGGATTGTCTCGACCGCAGGGGCATTCTTCTTGTGGAACAAAGGGATGGAATTGATGGAAGCAAGTGTGGGATCGTTGTTCTTCTTCTTCCAGCCGGTTGTGGGAACGCTGCTTGGCTGGCTACTGCTGAAGGAGCATCTGTCTGCCAGCTTCTTTGTCGGCGGAGCCTTGATTCTGCTGGGTGTATTCATCGCCACCTGGCAGCCGAAGCAATTGCAGAGCAATTTTTTGAAAGAAGATCTGTAG
- a CDS encoding putative holin-like toxin — protein sequence MTVYESISLMIAFGILVISMLSFHKRK from the coding sequence ATGACAGTATATGAATCCATCTCCCTGATGATTGCATTCGGGATCTTGGTAATTTCGATGCTGTCGTTCCATAAACGGAAATAG
- a CDS encoding 4Fe-4S binding protein: protein MTSYHTLIQRIKRKPVQAARHVVQAGFTLFMLYVGWQFYRFYLHFESMGIEPYVERPAAVEGFLPISALVAVKAWISTGYFDMIHPAGLVLLLFFVTSGIFLKKTFCSWMCPVGTISEGLGRLSQKLFRKTFEPPKWLQYVLYPLKYLLLLFFIKGILIDMPGFVALQFLDSPYNRVSDVKMMLFFIDMSRTALKIILVLILLSMFVKNFWCRFLCPYGAMIGLGSLFRITGIKREPSSCINCDNCTRVCPQGIKVSDQGCVFTPECTACMQCVEACPIPSTLEMTIARKKVNKWVAPAVFFTAFFGVVGLAKLLGIWETAMTYEEFRELVPFAKEIGH, encoded by the coding sequence ATGACCTCCTATCATACCCTGATTCAAAGAATCAAGCGAAAACCGGTGCAGGCCGCAAGACATGTCGTACAGGCCGGATTTACTCTGTTTATGCTTTATGTGGGATGGCAGTTTTACCGCTTCTATCTGCACTTTGAGTCCATGGGCATCGAACCTTATGTCGAGCGGCCTGCGGCTGTGGAAGGGTTTCTTCCGATCAGCGCTCTGGTGGCAGTAAAGGCATGGATCTCCACTGGCTACTTCGACATGATTCACCCGGCGGGCTTGGTCTTGTTGCTGTTCTTTGTCACTTCAGGAATCTTCCTGAAAAAAACGTTCTGCAGCTGGATGTGCCCGGTTGGCACGATTAGCGAGGGGCTTGGCCGACTGAGCCAGAAACTGTTCAGGAAAACATTTGAACCGCCCAAGTGGCTGCAATACGTGCTGTATCCGCTGAAGTACCTGCTGCTTCTGTTTTTCATCAAAGGGATTTTGATTGACATGCCGGGGTTTGTCGCTTTGCAGTTTCTCGACAGTCCCTATAACAGGGTATCGGACGTTAAAATGATGCTGTTCTTCATAGACATGAGCCGAACAGCCCTAAAGATCATTCTGGTGCTGATCTTGCTGTCGATGTTTGTAAAGAACTTCTGGTGCCGTTTTCTGTGCCCTTATGGTGCAATGATTGGACTGGGCTCACTGTTCCGTATAACTGGAATCAAACGGGAACCGTCCAGCTGCATCAACTGTGACAACTGCACCCGGGTCTGTCCTCAAGGAATTAAAGTATCGGATCAAGGCTGCGTTTTTACCCCGGAATGTACCGCCTGCATGCAGTGTGTGGAAGCATGTCCGATCCCAAGTACTTTGGAGATGACCATTGCCCGCAAGAAGGTGAACAAATGGGTGGCACCCGCCGTTTTTTTCACAGCATTCTTTGGAGTGGTGGGTCTGGCCAAACTGCTGGGGATTTGGGAAACTGCCATGACTTACGAGGAGTTCCGGGAACTGGTTCCCTTTGCGAAGGAGATTGGGCACTGA